In Nematostella vectensis chromosome 2, jaNemVect1.1, whole genome shotgun sequence, one genomic interval encodes:
- the LOC5514836 gene encoding uncharacterized protein LOC5514836 isoform X3, giving the protein MGESRDNSKQNETIASVVGEFYCELCKLEFSTKEELEEHTWTILHHGKLNKAKGRECVHECSLCLEQFYDLLSFTSHLHSDTHQEKYNTWNKQHNPVSELQHIENLSPSSHSGAKKVGNSHTETRNKTSFRDRRGKQSNQRGHQRHHSYGLRQGVHQGNKETSSSPVENASRNLRAGSRLLEYWSNNSGDFTPKYCGNGRRYNGKQGNELDYSKDTYEASNFYAFDFPKKNDKFHWVSPELKADFRDRDANCNLDMGHSVTFQRPLCALMDIDLASTRQDFVSPGTDRSSVVSSERQKTLESNNASDRIYGQCSFQSNAHLFLSEKETPQNNTDTKECSLTKKISSIEEDLSEADIKVTCLNSKSTHGVSSSTVTCSASSVLIGGTAIDAWTGNLNGRSKEADFPRLTSFAVPVSDCSTALSEEREEALRAKLGIKREPMDRKEDFSSCSSEKIQVKKKPGLDSKNDATPQESLTLCSFLHIDGVRCSARTSARYCSYHERIQPTASTIPQRSPSAPSSLTTTGLVNLDDTLPYKLGERSKDSAVRRTTTDKKKSYSVLPEMSGQPAHTRTGSSLVEEQQAAEKVTTNKMQMIDLSYSTKYLSQAHSLGVGTRSCDTNTKASHVVDQDSSVGASLRREHASDRFHGRVFVSSSKGSDTDVLRDTLSFSTAKGAKDLVSCSLTDDVGERNLTPSVFTSPTCKSPLRSPEGGKSPNSFGISNMDLCKLNLPPNIKRALSMKYLKKNSDAVAPNLSSARSRIDVPRKPSLEKEDDLTKKKRTEPSILDRAPRLNRSSSLDSFPFRRFAYGDFSSLMANRNEKSVTASAAFSSVQSLTELTSTAFTQPFSSDTPSTALSSISSAQPLTSLIELSSTQYLKSTQPSEATTPFLKSTGSSEITTRNFMSVMDPESEIAPQGVTSVGDYETSQSLKSPNTMKPRRTYKDLKAHATRTQILPSKPSTFASSFHPVASRFVEIAPRPSRHATSTANSLQRHGLLDLQSSSLSGLASRQMDPVTSRYVNIVRKPSPPEVSSCNANSLQRHGILDLQRSSVMGVAAHKVIPPTESADPLLKHGLVDLTSVNVTEIPEVHRTGQTTLEVLSPKRQLEEDEEERSSKKAKLDDDQNVDLSRVTYTTGVDIMQLLMLEKEEQAQTKVLERTRNQIQETNAKMHKLAVELERLQAEEKCTSKSINELKERRLNILQSALHCQEGKNKIIHEDDGINPKQDLSLLSEKPSSPGSSHVGNFQGICDKMDVDGPSHNMPHDEQHYHKQEAILDESVVVKIEVPDEETAAEVAALINPEHGMLTLVDQGIESATVEKLDLQESEHGKGPSTEEGTCVSDGMANSVAPPSGETETVPSPPVRGTNRAKQITCPPKRGLRKSPRKLPVIRQRSSNDSTKPSQASDTSDIGGKAPRSRVELIDKVKNLHSAKKLQSGKRKSFSDVEVSNTIALSRERIQLVRDRIKLWKSDQDGALATASEASEKVLLTTAEKTSLRPSSTNSDTDTTMYYNNTPLTPSKVPVRDVTVPVRELRNSTRKTTKELKKSSLQKSRKNSHDARKEPREGSKRKADTKTESSKQGKRQARKRGKEKRNFKRRSSSRGTPTPVSISVCGNSPSEDVKKMNAQEGSTNSELSTPVAHVGLPTAAVESLKKQLQRKSRVPTKSSSESYSMFSGHTGAVCAIKACDGYLYTCSADKTTKAFDIQTGNCVKVYDGHHNAVNCLEISEDRTRLFTGSNDQTVRSYNVKTAVCTHKFTFHGRVMCLHNAFDLLFVGLNTGIVTLVDLKKNACVERLHCHDPRGVSCLATATEGQRKLLCTGSFDATISIRDSTSGLLIRTIKSHTMTVLCLQVVENFIYSGAADNQVLAHNLNTGELVRSYKGHTLSVSGLQVVGRVLVSSCLDKLIRCYDLASAELLQVYGGHKEMIFSVHMFNGKIYSGARDGKVVSVKLDLRVYHQCLWKDCNLKYGVMSHLTDHVKESHIKQGDLTSCGWEGCDGVFSSDSIHEKLDIARHILSHVESRGSEK; this is encoded by the exons gAGCTTGAAGAGCATACCTGGACAATTCTTCACCATGGAAAGctgaacaaagcaaaaggAAG ggAATGTGTTCATGAGTGCTCACTATGCCTAGAGCAATTCTATGATTTGTTGTCATTCACAAGTCATCTACACAGTGACACACACCAGGAGAAGTACAACACATGGAATAAACAACATAACCCTGTTTCCGAATTACAACATATTGAGAATTTATCACCAAGCTCCCACTCTGGGGCCAAGAAAGTGGGTAACTCTCATACTGAAACTAGAAACAAAACCAGCTTTAGGGATAGAAGAGGGAAGCAGTCAAACCAAAGGGGGCATCAAAGACATCACTCGTATGGCCTGCGTCAAGGAGTACATCAgggaaataaagaaacaagtTCCTCCCCAGTAGAGAATGCCTCTAGAAATCTAAGGGCTGGTTCCAGGCTATTAGAATACTGGTCAAATAATAGCGGTGATTTTACCCCAAAATATTGTGGTAATGGAAGGAGGTATAATGGCAAACAAGGAAATGAACTTGATTATTCGAAAGATACTTATGAAGCATCTAACTTTTATGCATTTGATTTTCCTAAGAAGAATGACAAGTTTCATTGGGTGAGTCCTGAGCTGAAGGCAGACTTTAGAGACAGAGATGCTAATTGCAATCTTGACATGGGGCATTCTGTTACATTTCAGAGGCCATTGTGCGCCTTGATGGATATTGACTTGGCATCCACGAGACAAGACTTTGTTTCTCCTGGGACAGATAGAAGTAGTGTTGTCTCTAGTGAAAGGCAGAAAACATTGGAGTCCAACAATGCAAGTGATAGGATTTATGGACAATGTTCTTTCCAAAGTAATGCTCATTTATTCCTCAGTGAAAAAGAAACACCACAAAATAATACTGATACAAAAGAATGTTCCTTAACTAAAAAAATCAGTTCAATTGAGGAGGATTTATCTGAAGCTGACATCAAAGTTACTTGTTTAAATTCTAAGAGCACACATGGTGTAAGCAGCTCAACAGTGACGTGCTCTGCAAGTTCTGTGTTAATAGGAGGCACTGCAATAGATGCTTGGACTGGAAATTTGAATGGCAGAAGTAAAGAGGCAGATTTTCCAAGACTGACTAGCTTTGCTGTTCCAGTGTCAGATTGCTCAACAGCTCTGTCTGAGGAAAGAGAGGAGGCTTTGAGAGCAAAATTGGGAATCAAGAGAGAGCCAATGGATCGCAAAGAG GACTTCTCATCATGCAGTTCTGAGAAAATCCAGGTCAAAAAGAAACCTGGTCTAGATTCAAAGAACG ATGCTACGCCTCAAGAGTCTCTAACCCTCTGTAGCTTTCTGCATATTGATGGAGTACGTTGTTCTGCACGGACCTCTGCGAG ATACTGTAGCTATCATGAACGTATCCAGCCGACTGCATCTACCATTCCACAGAGGTCTCCCAGTGCACCGTCCTCTTTGACCACAACGGGACTTGTCAATCTAGATGACACCTTGCCGTATAAACTCGGCGAGAGAAGTAAAGACTCTGCTGTACGGCGCACGActactgataaaaaaaagtcataCAGTGTTCTCCCTGAGATGTCTGGCCAGCCAGCTCATACCAGGACAGGGAGCTCCTTGGTGGAAGAGCAACAGGCGGCAGAGAAGGTTACTACTAACAAAATGCAGATGATAGATCTAAGCTATAGCACAAAGTACCTCTCGCAAGCCCATTCTCTGGGTGTAGGGACAAGGTCATGTGATACGAACACTAAAGCTTCACATGTTGTTGATCAAGACTCGAGTGTAGGCGCTTCACTCAGACGGGAACACGCATCAGATAGATTTCATGGAAGAGTGTTTGTCTCCTCGAGTAAGGGTTCAGATACTGATGTTTTGAGAGATACACTCTCTTTCAGTACAGCCAAAGGCGCCAAGGATTTAGTGTCATGTAGTTTGACTGATGACGTTGGAGAAAGGAATCTAACTCCCTCTGTATTTACCTCTCCTACTTGCAAAAGCCCATTGCGTAGTCCTGAGGGGGGCAAATCACCTAACTCTTTCGGCATTTCCAACATGGATTTATGCAAGCTGAACTTACCGCCAAACATCAAGCGTGCACTCTCCATGAAGTACTTAAAAAAGAATTCTGATGCTGTGGCGCCAAATCTGAGCAGTGCTAGATCGCGCATAGATGTGCCTAGAAAACCGTCCCTTGAAAAGGAGGATGACCTAACCAAGAAGAAGAGAACGGAACCATCAATCCTAGACAGAGCACCACGCCTAAACAGGAGCTCGAGTCTTGATTCGTTCCCATTCCGGCGGTTTGCATATGGAGATTTCTCCTCATTAATGGCCAACAGGAACGAAAAATCTGTAACAGCTAGCGCCGCCTTTTCCAGTGTCCAGTCACTTACAGAGCTCACCTCGACAGCTTTTACTCAGCCTTTTTCTAGCGACACACCTTCCACGGCTTTATCTTCAATCTCATCAGCCCAGCCACTTACAAGTTTGATCGAACTGAGTTCTACTCAATACCTCAAATCGACACAGCCATCTGAAGCCACTACTCCCTTTCTTAAATCAACAGGATCGTCTGAAATCACTACTCGGAACTTCATGTCGGTTATGGATCCTGAATCTGAAATCGCTCCTCAGGGCGTAACATCGGTAGGGGATTATGAAACTTCTCAGTCCCTCAAATCGCCGAATACAATGAAACCTAGACGTACGTATAAAGATCTGAAAGCCCATGCAACAAGAACCCAAATATTACCCAGTAAGCCGTCGACATTTGCTTCGTCCTTCCATCCGGTAGCATCAAGATTCGTAGAAATAGCTCCCAGGCCGTCGCGGCatgcaacaagtactgcaAACTCCCTCCAACGTCATGGATTACTAGACCTTCAATCTTCCTCTCTTTCGGGCCTTGCTTCACGTCAGATGGACCCTGTAACGTCCAGATACGTTAACATAGTGCGCAAGCCATCGCCACCGGAAGTAAGCAGTTGTAATGCGAACTCCCTTCAGCGTCATGGAATTCTAGACCTTCAAAGGTCCTCGGTTATGGGTGTGGCTGCTCACAAGGTGATTCCTCCTACAGAGTCTGCTGACCCACTTCTCAAGCATGGCCTTGTTGACCTAACATCCGTGAATGTTACTGAGATCCCTGAAGTTCACCGTACTGGTCAAACCACCCTCGAGGTCCTTAGCCCTAAGAGGCAGCTGGAGGAGGATGAAGAGGAACGTTCCAgcaaaaaagccaaattagACGATGATCAGAATGTTGACCTTTCGAGAGTCACCTACACCACAGGAGTAGACATCATGCAGTTACTCATGTTGGAGAAGGAGGAGCAAGCTCAGACGAAAGTGCTTGAGCGAACGCGAAATCAAATCCAAGAAACAAACGCAAAGATGCACAAGCTCGCGGTTGAGCTGGAAAGACTTCAAGCAGAGGAAAAATGTACGTCAAAAAGTATAAATGAACTCAAGGAAAGGAGACTAAACATCCTGCAAAGCGCGCTGCATTGTCAGGAAGGCAAGAACAAAATAATACACGAAGATGACGGAATTAATCCTAAGCAAGATTTGTCTCTTCTGTCAGAAAAACCATCCAGTCCTGGGTCTAGTCATGTCGGGAATTTTCAGGGAATATGCGATAAAATGGATGTGGACGGCCCTTCGCATAATATGCCTCATGATGAGCAGCATTATCACAAGCAGGAGGCTATTCTTGACGAGAGTGTGGTCGTTAAGATTGAAGTACCCGACGAGGAAACCGCTGCAGAAGTTGCTGCTTTGATAAACCCAGAACACGGTATGCTGACGTTGGTGGATCAGGGCATTGAATCAGCAACAGTCGAGAAATTGGACCTACAAGAAAGTGAGCACGGGAAAGGGCCTAGTACCGAGGAAGGGACGTGTGTTTCTGATGGTATGGCGAACAGCGTAGCTCCACCCTCGGGAGAGACAGAAACAGTGCCAAGCCCTCCTGTAAGAGGAACGAACAGAGCAAAACAAATAACTTGCCCTCCGAAAAGAGGTTTAAGAAAAAGTCCAAGAAAGCTACCTGTAATTCGGCAAAGAAGTAGTAATGATAGTACTAAGCCATCACAGGCCTCGGATACAAGTGATATTGGGGGTAAAGCTCCTCGAAGCCGGGTGGAGTTGATTGACAAGGTAAAAAACCTTCACTCTGCAAAGAAACTTCAGTCAGGAAAGAGGAAAAGTTTTTCCGATGTTGAGGTTTCCAACACGATAGCTTTATCACGAGAACGAATTCAGTTGGTCCGTGATAGAATTAAACTGTGGAAATCTGATCAAGATGGGGCTTTGGCAACTGCTTCTGAAGCTTCCGAGAAGGTTCTGCTGACAACTGCAGAAAAGACATCACTTAGGCCGTCCTCTACTAATTCGGACACTGATACTACGATGTATTATAACAATACCCCCTTAACGCCTTCTAAAGTCCCCGTCCGTGACGTTACGGTTCCTGTCCGCGAGTTAAGGAATTCAACTCGTAAGACTACTAAAGAGCTGAAAAAGTCGAGCTTGCAAAAGTCGAGAAAGAATTCGCATGACGCTAGAAAGGAGCCGAGGGAAGGGTCGAAACGGAAAGCAGACACAAAGACCGAAAGCTCAAAACAAGGAAAGAGACAAGCACGCAAAAGAGGCAAGGAGAAAAGGAATTTTAAGCGAAGGAGCTCGAGCAGAGGCACCCCTACCCCTGTCAGTATTTCAGTTTGCGGGAACAGCCCATCAGAAGATGTAAAGAAAATGAATGCCCAAGAG GGTTCTACAAATTCAGAGTTGTCTACTCCTGTTGCTCATGTTGGACTACCGACTGCGGCCGTCGAGTCTCTGAAGAAACAGCTTCAGCGCAAGTCTCGAG TCCCAACCAAGTCCAGCTCTGAATCCTACTCTATGTTCAGTGGACACACTGGGGCCGTGTGCGCCATCAAG GCCTGTGATGGCTACCTGTACACCTGTTCTGCAGACAAGACGACCAAAGCTTTTGACATCCAG ACTGGAAATTGCGTGAAAGTCTATGATGGGCATCACAATGCTGTCAACTGCCTTGAG ATCTCAGAAGATCGGACACGCCTGTTCACTGGCTCCAACGATCAGACCGTACGGAGTTACAACGTGAAG ACGGCTGTTTGCACTCACAAGTTCACATTCCACGGCCGTGTCATGTGTCTTCATAATGCATTCGATCTGTTGTTTGTCGGGCTGAACACTGGTATCGTCACACTGGTCGATCTTAAG AAAAACGCATGCGTCGAACGGCTCCACTGCCATGACCCCAGAGGTGTTAGTTGCCTAGCAACGGCTACTGAGGGTCAACGGAAGCTCCTTTGCACGGGCTCATTTGACGCAACAATTTCCATTCGAGACTCCACG AGCGGACTTCTCATCAGAACAATAAAAAGCCACACGATGACGGTGCTGTGTTTGCAG GTAGTGGAGAATTTCATTTACAGTGGTGCGGCCGACAATCAAGTTCTTGCGCACAACCTCAAC ACTGGCGAGCTGGTGCGTAGTTACAAAGGGCATACACTGAGTGTCAGCGGTCTGCAGGTAGTCGGGCGGGTCCTTGTCTCTTCCTGCTTGGACAAGCTGATTCGCTGCTACGATCTCGCG TCCGCAGAGCTGCTTCAAGTCTACGGCGGTCACAAGGAGATGATATTTTCTGTTCACATGTTCAACGGCAAG ATCTACAGTGGAGCTCGTGATGGTAAAGTGGTGTCAGTGAAATTGGACCTCCGAGTGTATCATCAGTGCTTG TGGAAAGACTGCAATCTCAAGTATGGTGTGATGTCACACCTGACAGACCACGTGAAAG AATCCCACATCAAACAAGGCGATCTGACAAGCTGCGGATGGGAAGGATGTGACGGAGTCTTTTCCTCTGATTCGATCCATGAGAAGCTG gATATCGCCAGACACATACTTAGTCATGTAGAGTCACGTGGTAGCGAGAAGTGA